A genome region from Deltaproteobacteria bacterium HGW-Deltaproteobacteria-4 includes the following:
- a CDS encoding 1-(5-phosphoribosyl)-5-amino-4-imidazole-carboxylate carboxylase: protein MHPEQLKDLLTAVSTGVCDVDAALIQLRNLPFEDAGVAMIDHHRTLRQGLPEVVYGEGKTSEQLLTIVGRMIAHGGNVLSTRLSAEKGGILQAAYPQGEYDPLARTFVVLQQPLVATGRGTVLVVCAGTSDLPVAKEAAITARLFGNQVDELSDVGVAGIHRLFAHSEKLRQAAVIIVVAGMEGALPSVVGGLVPAPIIAVPTSVGYGAAFGGIAALLGMLNSCAGGVTVVNIDNGFGAAYAATRINRGESTA from the coding sequence ATGCACCCAGAACAGCTCAAGGACCTTCTCACCGCCGTCAGCACCGGCGTCTGCGATGTCGACGCTGCCCTCATTCAGCTGCGCAATCTCCCTTTCGAGGATGCCGGGGTGGCGATGATCGACCATCACCGCACCCTGCGTCAGGGCCTCCCCGAGGTCGTTTACGGCGAGGGGAAGACCTCCGAGCAATTGCTGACCATTGTCGGCCGGATGATCGCGCATGGCGGCAATGTCCTGTCCACCCGCCTCTCCGCGGAGAAGGGGGGCATCCTGCAAGCGGCTTATCCGCAGGGGGAATACGACCCCCTGGCGCGCACCTTTGTTGTCCTCCAGCAGCCGCTTGTTGCGACCGGGCGGGGGACGGTGCTGGTGGTTTGCGCCGGAACCTCCGATCTTCCGGTGGCGAAGGAAGCGGCGATTACCGCTCGCCTCTTCGGCAACCAGGTCGATGAGCTCAGCGATGTCGGCGTCGCCGGCATTCACCGCCTCTTTGCTCACAGCGAAAAGTTGCGCCAGGCAGCGGTGATCATCGTCGTCGCCGGCATGGAGGGAGCGCTCCCCTCGGTGGTTGGCGGTCTGGTGCCGGCACCGATCATAGCCGTGCCGACCTCGGTCGGTTACGGCGCTGCCTTCGGCGGAATCGCCGCTCTCCTCGGCATGCTCAACTCCTGCGCCGGCGGGGTGACAGTCGTCAATATCGACAACGGTTTCGGCGCGGCGTATGCCGCCACCCGCATCAACCGGGGGGAGAGCACCGCATGA
- the atpG gene encoding ATP synthase F1 subunit gamma: protein MANLKTIKKRIVSVKNTRQITKAMKMVSAAKLRRAQDAVVAARPYAHKLQQVLGSLALREEAQAHPLLMERGKGRALVVLLTSDRGLCGGYNGNVSKAAERFIRANEQGFDNYDLMIIGKKGRDYLRHRAGMNIVKVYENVTGKITYATAQLIGEEVVSQYTAETYDAVFFIFNAFQSAMTQVVTINQLLPVVPMTVEEDTHVAEYLYEPGRSEVLAAILPKNVEVQIFRGLLESSASEHGARMSAMDSASKNASEMIGKLTLIYNRARQAAITKELMEIISGAESIK from the coding sequence ATGGCAAATCTTAAAACAATAAAAAAACGGATCGTGTCGGTTAAAAATACCCGACAGATCACCAAGGCGATGAAGATGGTCTCGGCGGCTAAGCTGCGCCGGGCCCAGGACGCCGTGGTCGCTGCCCGTCCCTACGCACATAAGTTGCAGCAGGTGCTAGGCTCTCTGGCGCTGCGTGAAGAAGCGCAGGCCCACCCCCTCCTCATGGAGCGGGGCAAGGGTCGGGCTCTGGTCGTATTGCTGACCTCGGATCGCGGCCTGTGCGGTGGTTACAACGGTAACGTCTCCAAAGCCGCCGAGCGCTTTATTCGCGCCAACGAGCAGGGTTTCGACAATTACGACCTGATGATCATCGGTAAGAAAGGGCGTGATTATCTGCGCCATCGTGCCGGCATGAACATTGTTAAGGTCTACGAAAATGTTACCGGTAAAATCACCTACGCGACTGCGCAGCTGATCGGCGAAGAGGTCGTCAGCCAGTACACGGCCGAGACCTATGATGCCGTCTTTTTTATCTTTAATGCGTTCCAGAGTGCCATGACCCAGGTGGTGACGATCAATCAGCTCCTGCCGGTGGTGCCGATGACGGTTGAAGAAGACACGCATGTTGCCGAGTACCTGTACGAGCCGGGGCGGAGTGAAGTTCTGGCCGCGATTCTTCCCAAGAATGTCGAGGTCCAGATCTTCCGCGGCTTGCTCGAATCGTCGGCCAGTGAACATGGCGCCCGCATGAGTGCCATGGACAGCGCCAGCAAGAATGCGTCCGAGATGATCGGCAAGTTGACCCTGATCTACAACCGTGCACGCCAGGCTGCAATAACTAAAGAGCTTATGGAGATCATCTCCGGCGCCGAATCGATTAAGTAA
- the atpH gene encoding ATP synthase F1 subunit delta, with protein sequence MSISALSRRYARALVEISAEQKLVEQYGDELAQVSTTVSENDMLRLLLESPTLPVEKKSAIMGDLAEKMQLSIGMRHFIGLLVAKNRMKYIGLIESNYRQFADELSGLLRAKVSSAAELSAPELALIRQGLEGKTGKRVELAVQVDPALLGGLKTEFAGKVYDGSIRTQLKRIEETLNKG encoded by the coding sequence TTGAGCATCAGCGCCCTCTCGCGTAGATATGCTCGCGCCCTGGTGGAAATCAGCGCCGAGCAGAAGCTGGTAGAGCAGTACGGAGATGAGCTTGCCCAGGTCAGTACGACTGTAAGCGAGAACGACATGCTGCGTCTGCTTCTGGAAAGTCCGACTTTGCCGGTGGAAAAGAAGTCGGCGATCATGGGTGATCTTGCCGAAAAGATGCAGCTCTCCATCGGCATGCGTCATTTTATCGGCCTGCTCGTCGCCAAAAACCGGATGAAATATATCGGTCTGATCGAAAGCAACTATCGGCAGTTTGCCGATGAGCTCTCCGGTCTTCTCCGCGCCAAGGTCTCCTCGGCGGCCGAACTTTCCGCCCCTGAGCTGGCGTTGATCCGGCAAGGGCTGGAGGGCAAGACCGGCAAGCGCGTCGAGCTGGCAGTGCAGGTCGATCCCGCCCTCCTCGGCGGCTTGAAGACGGAGTTTGCCGGTAAGGTTTATGATGGCAGTATTCGCACTCAACTTAAACGTATTGAAGAAACTCTAAATAAGGGGTGA
- the atpD gene encoding F0F1 ATP synthase subunit beta — translation MNKGKITQVIGPVIDVEFEAGKLPEIYYALKVTNPSLGSTEWNLIVEVAQHLGENTVRCIAMDSTDGLVRGQDVIDTGKQISMPVGRGTLGRILNVVGEPVDEAGPVVTDETWEIHRPAPEFVDQSTKIEAFETGIKVVDLLAPYSRGGKIGLFGGAGVGKTVLIMELINNIAKQHGGFSVFAGVGERTREGNDLWHEMKDSGVLDKTALIYGQMNEPPGARARVALSGLTVAEYFRDAEGQDVLFFVDNIFRFTQAGSEVSALLGRIPSAVGYQPTLSTEMGELQERITTTNKGSITSVQAIYVPADDLTDPAPATAFAHLDATTVLSRQIAELGIYPAVDPLDSTSRILDPLVIGDEHYAVARSVQYVLQKYKDLQDIIAILGMDELSEEDRLVVSRARKIQKFLSQPFHVAEVFTGSPGKYVELKDTILGFKEIVAGKYDDIPEQAFYMVGTIEEALEKARKLAA, via the coding sequence ATGAATAAAGGAAAAATTACCCAGGTTATCGGTCCAGTTATCGACGTTGAGTTCGAAGCTGGCAAGCTTCCGGAGATTTACTACGCTCTGAAAGTGACCAACCCTTCCCTCGGTTCGACCGAATGGAACCTGATTGTCGAGGTTGCCCAGCACCTCGGTGAAAATACCGTGCGTTGCATCGCGATGGATTCGACCGATGGTCTTGTTCGTGGTCAGGACGTTATCGACACCGGCAAGCAGATCTCCATGCCCGTCGGTCGCGGTACTCTCGGCCGTATCCTCAATGTCGTCGGCGAGCCGGTTGACGAGGCTGGTCCGGTCGTCACGGATGAGACCTGGGAGATTCATCGCCCCGCTCCAGAGTTCGTCGATCAGTCGACTAAAATTGAAGCCTTCGAGACCGGCATCAAGGTCGTCGACCTTCTCGCTCCTTATTCCCGCGGCGGCAAGATCGGCCTCTTTGGCGGCGCCGGCGTCGGCAAGACGGTTCTGATCATGGAGCTGATCAATAACATCGCCAAGCAGCACGGTGGCTTCTCGGTCTTTGCCGGCGTTGGTGAACGGACCCGCGAAGGGAATGACCTTTGGCATGAGATGAAGGATTCCGGCGTTCTCGACAAGACCGCCCTGATCTACGGGCAGATGAACGAGCCCCCCGGAGCCCGCGCCCGCGTCGCCCTTTCCGGTCTGACCGTCGCCGAGTACTTCCGCGATGCCGAAGGCCAGGACGTCCTCTTCTTCGTTGACAACATCTTCCGCTTCACCCAGGCCGGTTCGGAAGTTTCGGCTCTCCTTGGCCGTATCCCTTCGGCGGTCGGTTACCAGCCGACCCTCTCCACCGAGATGGGCGAGCTGCAGGAGCGCATCACCACCACCAACAAAGGTTCGATCACTTCCGTCCAGGCGATTTACGTCCCGGCTGACGACTTGACCGACCCGGCGCCGGCCACCGCCTTTGCCCACCTGGATGCGACGACCGTTCTTTCCCGCCAGATTGCCGAGCTCGGTATCTATCCGGCGGTTGACCCCCTCGACTCCACCAGCCGTATTCTTGATCCCCTGGTCATCGGCGATGAGCACTACGCGGTTGCACGCTCGGTCCAGTATGTTCTGCAGAAGTACAAGGATCTTCAGGACATCATCGCTATCCTCGGGATGGACGAGCTCTCCGAAGAAGACCGTTTGGTCGTTTCCCGCGCCCGTAAAATCCAGAAGTTCCTGTCCCAGCCGTTCCATGTTGCCGAGGTCTTTACCGGTTCACCGGGGAAATATGTCGAGCTCAAGGATACCATCCTCGGTTTCAAAGAGATCGTTGCCGGCAAATATGACGACATCCCCGAGCAGGCTTTCTACATGGTCGGTACCATCGAAGAGGCCCTGGAAAAGGCCCGCAAGCTCGCGGCCTAA
- a CDS encoding aminotransferase — protein sequence MNKKLYIPGPVQIAPDVYEAMCAPMIGHRMKEYAVVHRSVTDQLKALLNTTEPVFLSTSSAFGIMEGAVRNLVQKRCANFSNGAFSAKWHDVTKRCGLEADHFAAEWGQPVTAAMVDSALATGKYDAMTLVHNETSTGVLSPLAEIAAVMKKYPEVSFIVDTVSSMTAVPIDFTALGMDVCLAGVQKAFGLPPGLAVCAVSRRALDKAKTTPNRGYYFDFIEFEENDRKDNTPSTPAISLIFALDHQLKKIFAEGLENRYARHQAMATATRAWALHHGFTLFAAADAQSVTLTCIRNDDCTDLEKLKKLAAARGYAIDNGYGKIKNLTFRIAHMADYTMRDMTEIFTVLDELLPAARN from the coding sequence ATGAATAAAAAACTCTACATCCCCGGTCCGGTGCAGATTGCTCCCGACGTTTATGAAGCGATGTGCGCACCGATGATCGGCCACCGCATGAAGGAATACGCAGTGGTGCATAGAAGCGTTACCGATCAGCTCAAGGCCCTGCTCAACACGACGGAGCCGGTCTTCCTGTCGACCTCCAGCGCTTTTGGCATCATGGAGGGGGCGGTGCGCAATCTCGTACAGAAGCGCTGTGCCAACTTCAGCAACGGCGCCTTCAGTGCCAAGTGGCACGACGTCACCAAACGCTGTGGCCTGGAGGCCGATCACTTTGCCGCCGAATGGGGGCAGCCGGTGACGGCGGCGATGGTCGACAGCGCCCTGGCGACCGGCAAATACGACGCCATGACCCTGGTCCACAACGAAACCTCCACCGGCGTCCTGTCACCGCTGGCCGAGATTGCGGCGGTGATGAAGAAATATCCCGAGGTCTCTTTTATCGTCGATACGGTGTCATCGATGACGGCGGTCCCCATCGACTTCACCGCCCTGGGGATGGATGTTTGTCTCGCCGGGGTGCAAAAGGCCTTTGGCCTTCCCCCCGGACTGGCGGTCTGTGCCGTCTCGCGCCGCGCTCTCGACAAGGCCAAAACCACCCCGAACCGCGGATACTACTTCGACTTTATCGAGTTTGAGGAGAACGACCGCAAGGATAACACCCCGAGCACGCCGGCGATCAGCCTGATCTTTGCTCTCGATCATCAACTCAAGAAGATCTTCGCAGAAGGGTTGGAAAACCGCTACGCCCGCCATCAGGCCATGGCCACAGCAACCCGCGCCTGGGCTCTGCACCACGGCTTCACCCTCTTTGCCGCGGCGGATGCTCAATCTGTAACTCTGACCTGTATCCGTAACGACGATTGCACCGATCTTGAGAAACTAAAAAAGCTGGCGGCAGCCCGTGGTTATGCCATCGATAACGGTTATGGCAAGATCAAGAATCTGACCTTCCGTATTGCCCACATGGCTGATTACACCATGAGGGACATGACCGAGATCTTTACCGTTCTTGACGAGCTCCTCCCCGCGGCCCGAAACTAA
- a CDS encoding AbrB/MazE/SpoVT family DNA-binding domain-containing protein: protein MFAKAQKWGNSLAVRLPKGLAEECGIEADSSIEIVREDNLIIIKSARKEGLSLDSLLAGVTTENLHAEVATGKSVGREQW, encoded by the coding sequence ATGTTTGCTAAAGCGCAGAAGTGGGGCAACAGCCTGGCAGTTCGCTTACCGAAAGGACTCGCAGAGGAGTGCGGCATTGAAGCTGATTCATCGATCGAAATCGTCCGGGAAGATAATTTGATCATTATCAAGTCAGCCAGAAAAGAGGGGCTCTCTCTCGACAGCCTCCTGGCCGGAGTGACGACGGAGAATCTTCATGCCGAGGTTGCGACCGGCAAATCGGTCGGGAGGGAGCAGTGGTGA
- a CDS encoding TIGR00299 family protein, with product MILYLDPFSGASGDMFLGLLVDLGVEPGQIEAQLRCLPLNGWRLAWQREKRCGIEGCRALVAVDEEHHHRSWRDIDQMLATSSLAAPVCELARRIFHRLAEAEGKVHGVAVAEVHFHEVGALDSVIDIVGVAAGLVALHAERIVCGALPFATGIVQSAHGRYPLPAPATLELLRGWPQRPDDSDSELITPTGAAIIAEVASFGAFPAMTLEQVGYGVGSRDSNDRPNLLRGCLGRVASTDGRDKVTVIETHLDDSSPELLGYLSERLFAAGALDVGYSPLQMKKNRPGTRLTVVSRPAEQKQLARLILRESSAIGVRFSECERLKLRREAGVVMTDCGDAVVKLIFDGEELLRVTPEFESCRTLAEATKRPLAEIYRLVEQAADEKYLKPPSQ from the coding sequence ATGATCCTTTACCTCGACCCCTTCTCCGGCGCCTCCGGCGATATGTTTCTCGGCCTCCTCGTCGACCTCGGCGTCGAACCCGGCCAGATCGAAGCGCAGTTGCGCTGCCTCCCCCTGAATGGCTGGCGTCTCGCCTGGCAGCGGGAAAAGCGTTGCGGCATCGAAGGCTGCCGCGCCCTGGTTGCTGTCGACGAAGAGCACCATCACCGTTCCTGGCGCGACATTGATCAGATGCTCGCCACCTCGTCTTTAGCTGCACCGGTGTGCGAACTGGCGCGGCGGATCTTCCATCGTCTCGCCGAGGCAGAAGGGAAGGTACACGGCGTTGCCGTGGCAGAGGTCCACTTCCACGAAGTCGGCGCCCTCGATTCGGTCATTGATATTGTCGGTGTTGCTGCCGGACTGGTCGCCCTGCACGCGGAGCGGATTGTCTGCGGCGCTCTCCCCTTTGCGACCGGGATAGTGCAGAGCGCGCACGGCCGCTATCCCCTGCCGGCGCCGGCGACACTGGAGTTGCTGCGCGGCTGGCCACAGCGCCCCGACGATAGCGACAGTGAACTCATCACGCCGACCGGCGCGGCGATTATTGCTGAAGTTGCCAGCTTCGGTGCCTTCCCGGCCATGACTCTGGAGCAGGTCGGTTACGGTGTCGGCAGCCGCGACTCCAACGATCGTCCCAATCTGCTGCGCGGCTGCCTTGGCCGCGTCGCCAGTACGGACGGGCGCGACAAGGTGACGGTGATCGAAACCCATCTCGACGATTCCAGCCCCGAGCTCCTCGGCTACCTGAGCGAGCGCCTTTTCGCCGCCGGTGCCCTCGATGTCGGTTACAGTCCGCTGCAGATGAAGAAGAACCGTCCCGGCACGCGCCTCACCGTTGTTTCCCGGCCGGCGGAGCAGAAGCAGCTCGCCCGCCTCATCCTCCGCGAAAGCAGCGCCATCGGTGTGCGCTTTTCCGAATGCGAACGGCTCAAGCTGCGCCGCGAAGCCGGGGTAGTCATGACGGATTGCGGCGACGCGGTGGTGAAATTGATCTTTGACGGGGAGGAGTTGCTGCGGGTCACTCCTGAATTTGAGAGCTGTCGCACCCTGGCGGAAGCGACAAAGCGGCCGCTGGCGGAAATCTACCGCTTGGTCGAGCAGGCCGCGGATGAGAAGTATTTAAAGCCTCCCAGCCAGTGA
- the atpC gene encoding ATP synthase F1 subunit epsilon, which yields MAEMLRLEMVTPYKQVLAVDVDEVTAPGSMGEFGILPGHTPLLTTLKIGELTYRIGSDLFHVAVNWGYVEVENDKVTVLVETAEAADQIDLARAKEALSRAEQAMKSLSPEDVEFSQMEASLERALVRIQVAEQTNRRGH from the coding sequence ATGGCTGAAATGCTGAGATTGGAAATGGTCACGCCTTATAAACAGGTTCTGGCCGTAGATGTAGATGAAGTTACGGCGCCGGGTTCTATGGGTGAGTTTGGTATTCTCCCGGGACATACGCCGTTGCTCACCACCCTCAAGATTGGTGAACTCACCTATCGCATAGGGAGTGATCTTTTTCATGTGGCGGTCAACTGGGGCTACGTCGAAGTCGAGAATGACAAGGTGACAGTCTTGGTTGAGACGGCCGAAGCCGCCGACCAGATCGATTTGGCGCGGGCAAAAGAAGCCCTGAGCCGGGCAGAGCAAGCGATGAAATCCTTGTCGCCGGAAGATGTCGAGTTTTCCCAGATGGAAGCCTCTCTGGAGCGTGCCCTGGTTCGTATCCAGGTGGCGGAGCAAACAAACCGTCGCGGCCACTAA
- a CDS encoding F0F1 ATP synthase subunit alpha, protein MEIRAEEISAIIKQQIENFGREVEVSETGTIISVGDGIARIYGLDKAMSGELLEFPGNTMGMVLNLEEDNVGAAILGESHHIKEGDTVKRTERIVQVPVGEALIGRVVDGIGNPIDGLGEIKTDTYRQVEVKAPGIVARKSVHEPMQTGLKAIDAMVPIGRGQRELIIGDRQTGKTAVALDTIINQKGQNVICVYVAIGQKRSTVAQVVDKLKHYGAMDYTIVVAATASDPAPLQFISPYTGVTMAEFFRDSGRHALIIYDDLSKQAVAYRQLSLLLRRPPGREAYPGDVFYLHSRLLERACKLNDELGNGSITALPVIETQAGDVSAYIPTNVISITDGQIFLETDLFYSGVRPAINVGLSVSRVGGSAQVKAMKQVAGTLRLALAQYREMAAFAQFGSDLDAATQRQLNRGARLVEILKQPQYRPLPIEKQVLVIYAANNGYLDQYPVTSVGRYEQELVSFMDAQHAAILSDINQKKAIDADIEARLKAALEDFKGQFVA, encoded by the coding sequence ATGGAAATCAGAGCCGAAGAAATTAGCGCAATTATCAAGCAGCAGATCGAAAACTTCGGGCGCGAAGTCGAGGTCAGCGAAACCGGAACGATCATCTCGGTCGGTGACGGTATCGCCCGTATCTACGGCCTCGACAAGGCGATGTCCGGTGAGCTCCTCGAATTCCCCGGCAACACCATGGGGATGGTCCTCAACCTTGAAGAAGATAACGTCGGTGCCGCCATCCTTGGCGAATCCCACCACATCAAAGAAGGCGACACCGTCAAGCGGACCGAGCGTATCGTCCAGGTTCCGGTCGGTGAAGCTCTCATCGGTCGCGTTGTCGACGGTATCGGTAACCCCATCGACGGTCTCGGCGAGATCAAGACCGACACCTACCGTCAGGTCGAAGTTAAAGCCCCCGGTATCGTCGCCCGTAAATCGGTGCATGAGCCGATGCAGACCGGCCTCAAGGCGATCGACGCCATGGTCCCGATCGGCCGCGGCCAGCGCGAACTGATCATCGGCGACCGCCAGACCGGCAAGACCGCCGTTGCCCTTGACACCATTATCAACCAGAAGGGGCAGAACGTTATCTGCGTTTATGTCGCTATCGGTCAGAAGCGTTCGACGGTGGCTCAGGTTGTCGACAAGCTCAAGCATTACGGCGCCATGGATTACACCATCGTTGTTGCCGCCACCGCTTCCGACCCGGCGCCGCTGCAGTTTATCTCCCCCTACACCGGCGTCACCATGGCCGAGTTCTTCCGCGACAGCGGCCGCCATGCGCTGATCATCTATGACGATCTTTCCAAGCAGGCCGTCGCTTATCGCCAGCTTTCGCTCCTCCTCCGTCGTCCGCCCGGACGTGAAGCTTACCCCGGCGACGTCTTCTATCTGCACAGCCGTCTCCTAGAGCGCGCCTGCAAGCTCAACGACGAGCTCGGCAACGGCAGTATCACCGCCCTGCCGGTCATCGAGACCCAGGCCGGCGACGTTTCTGCTTACATCCCGACCAACGTTATCTCCATCACCGACGGTCAGATCTTCCTCGAAACCGACCTTTTCTACTCCGGTGTCCGTCCGGCGATCAACGTCGGCCTCTCGGTCTCCCGCGTCGGCGGTTCAGCTCAGGTCAAGGCGATGAAGCAGGTGGCCGGTACCCTCCGTCTCGCCCTTGCCCAGTATCGCGAGATGGCCGCTTTTGCCCAGTTCGGTTCCGACCTCGACGCCGCCACCCAGCGTCAGCTCAATCGCGGCGCCCGTCTCGTCGAGATCCTCAAGCAGCCGCAGTATCGTCCGCTGCCGATCGAGAAGCAGGTTCTGGTTATTTATGCCGCCAACAACGGCTATCTTGATCAGTATCCGGTGACGTCGGTTGGCCGTTACGAGCAAGAGTTGGTCTCCTTCATGGACGCACAGCATGCCGCTATCCTTTCTGATATCAACCAGAAGAAAGCAATTGACGCGGACATCGAAGCCCGGTTGAAGGCCGCCCTGGAGGATTTCAAGGGGCAGTTTGTCGCCTAA
- the atpF gene encoding ATP synthase F0 subunit B produces MANLQDKRIGRIAAALVLVALSAGVACAAGGDGHADSGAVAKDFAWRILDFALMIGLLVYFLTKPIRNGLAGRREGIEKALSDAVAAREAAEAKFAEYDSKLSKAAAEIEEMSLSIRREGELERERILANAREMAQKITAEAEKTAESEILRARTELRQEASRLAITLAEELLKKQMTAGDQARLVDEYVSKVGELH; encoded by the coding sequence ATGGCGAATCTGCAAGACAAAAGAATCGGGCGGATAGCGGCGGCGTTGGTTCTGGTCGCGCTTTCGGCGGGCGTTGCCTGTGCTGCCGGAGGGGACGGTCACGCTGACAGCGGCGCCGTTGCCAAAGATTTCGCCTGGCGTATTCTCGACTTTGCTTTGATGATCGGTCTTCTCGTCTATTTTCTGACCAAGCCGATTCGTAATGGCTTGGCCGGGCGCCGTGAAGGTATCGAAAAAGCGCTGAGCGATGCCGTGGCAGCGCGCGAAGCAGCGGAAGCCAAGTTTGCCGAATACGACAGCAAATTGAGCAAGGCTGCGGCCGAGATCGAAGAGATGAGTCTGTCGATTCGTCGTGAAGGGGAATTGGAACGGGAGCGGATCCTGGCCAATGCCAGGGAGATGGCCCAGAAGATTACCGCTGAGGCGGAAAAGACCGCCGAGAGCGAAATCCTCCGCGCCCGCACCGAACTGCGGCAGGAAGCGAGCCGTCTCGCCATCACTCTCGCCGAAGAGTTGCTGAAGAAACAGATGACAGCTGGCGACCAGGCACGTCTGGTCGATGAATATGTGTCCAAGGTAGGAGAACTCCATTGA
- a CDS encoding mRNA-degrading endonuclease, which yields MSPAGYIPERGDVVWLDFDPQAGHEQAGRRPAFVLSPAKYNGKTGLMLCCPITSQVKGYPFEVAVAGIAKIRGVILADQVKSLDWQVRRAEKQGKVAKAVLDEVMEKINAILAG from the coding sequence GTGAGCCCGGCGGGTTATATTCCGGAAAGGGGCGATGTGGTCTGGCTCGATTTTGACCCGCAGGCCGGACATGAACAAGCCGGGCGTCGACCGGCTTTCGTCCTCTCTCCGGCGAAATATAACGGCAAGACCGGCCTGATGCTCTGCTGCCCGATCACTTCGCAGGTGAAGGGCTATCCCTTTGAGGTCGCCGTAGCCGGGATTGCCAAGATCCGCGGGGTTATTTTGGCCGATCAGGTGAAGAGTCTCGATTGGCAGGTACGGAGGGCGGAAAAGCAGGGGAAAGTTGCGAAAGCGGTTCTAGATGAAGTCATGGAGAAGATCAATGCGATTTTGGCGGGATAA
- a CDS encoding ferredoxin — protein sequence MKIVIDPTKCKGSGECIKVCPQKAITKVNGIAILDESRCDFDGLCIPACPHSAISFEE from the coding sequence ATGAAAATCGTCATCGATCCGACCAAGTGCAAGGGGAGCGGCGAGTGCATCAAGGTCTGTCCGCAGAAGGCCATCACCAAAGTAAACGGCATTGCCATCCTCGACGAATCGCGCTGCGATTTTGACGGGCTTTGCATCCCCGCCTGCCCGCACTCCGCCATCAGCTTCGAAGAGTAA